A stretch of the Malus sylvestris chromosome 10, drMalSylv7.2, whole genome shotgun sequence genome encodes the following:
- the LOC126586153 gene encoding uncharacterized protein LOC126586153, with the protein MGPPKNAARTISQEAFDEVVKENMEDLGMDPTEALEDAIQTLTLQGVDLSGIVTCVPGEGSVKDNPVLQCLDRLSQLNSSPNSQIGDVIVDLLDKLTELCKAEGSGNAAIASRNGGVEIVCSICSKIEIGCLRAVFLALRALASLLHDLQSREAFRASGGPKILVGILTDGFENIDIVSSGFSVVAAAATSNEVIKELFMELKIDELILQVLSVKREVSIESLYDAIRVLLTPDDNRVLASQVYGYARNFAKIGIAGALVESVRGGLSSSSLVSASIALKAVAVNDEICTSIAENGGIDAVLLCIDDSSEQGNKTVAKVCCSLLCKLAGSDANKNAIVEKKGMDRLMKLSSRFFDDPSVLQEIMAVISVLSLRSPDNAAIAIEAGAGELALQSMQKFPAAQQMQRNSCLMIRNLVSRNAANRTILLNSGIEKHIRMAKQNHVSCNEAATDALRDLGLDDYNM; encoded by the exons ATGGGCCCACCGAAGAACGCCGCCCGTACGATCTCTCAGGAGGCCTTCGACGAGGTGGTGAAGGAGAACATGGAAGATCTCGGCATGGACCCCACCGAGGCCCTCGAAGACGCCATCCAAACCCTAACTCTCCAGGGCGTCGATCTCTCCG GGATCGTGACCTGCGTCCCCGGAGAGGGTAGTGTTAAAGACAATCCTGTGTTACAGTGCTTGGATAGATTGAGTCAGTTGAATTCTAGTCCAAACAGTCAAATTGGCGATGTAATTGTGGATTTACTTGATAAACTTACCGAGCTCTGTAAAGCCGAAGGTTCTGGGAATGCAGCAATAGCTTCTAGAAATGGAGGGGTTGAAATAGTTTGTTCTATATGTTCTAAGATTGAGATCGGGTGCTTACGCGCTGTCTTTTTGGCGTTGAGGGCATTGGCTTCATTGCTACATG ATTTGCAAAGTCGAGAAGCATTTAGGGCAAGTGGTGGACCAAAGATTTTGGTGGGTATTCTAACTGATGGATTTGAGAATATTGACATAGTGAGTAGTGGTTTTTCTGTCGTTGCTGCGGCTGCAACGAGTAATGAGGTCATAAAGGAGTTATTCATGGAGTTGAAGATTGATGAGCTTATTCTGCAAGTATTGAGTGTAAAAAGGGAAGTCAGCATTGAGAGTTTGTATGATGCTATACGGGTTCTCTTAACACCTGATGATAATCGTGTTTTGGCTTCACAA GTTTATGGTTATGCGCGGAACTTTGCCAAAATTGGAATTGCTGGAGCTCTGGTTGAATCAGTACGTGGGGGGCTTAGCTCATCTAGTCTTGTTTCAGCAAGCATTGCTTTAAAGGCTGTCGCTGTCAAT GATGAAATATGTACATCCATTGCCGAAAATGGTGGAATTGATGCAGTTCTCTTATGTATTGATGACAGTAGTGAACAAGGCAACAAAACTGTTGCTAAAGTTTGCTGTTCTTTGCTCTGCAAG TTGGCAGGAAGTGACGCAAATAAGAATGCCATTGTTGAGAAGAAGGGTATGGATAGGCTAATGAAACTGTCATCTAGATTTTTTGATGACCCTTCTGTCCTTCAAGAG ATTATGGCTGTTATTTCTGTACTCTCCTTAAGGTCCCCAGACAATGCAGCCATTGCCATTGAAGCTGGGGCTGGAGAACTTGCCCTCCAATCTATGCAGAAGTTCCCTGCGGCACAGCAAATGCAGAGGAATTCCTGTCTCATGATTCGGAATCTTGTCTCAAGAAACGCAGCCAACAG AACTATTCTGCTCAATAGCGGTATCGAGAAACACATAAGGATGGCCAAGCAAAACCATGTAAGTTGTAATGAAGCCGCTACCGATGCATTGAGGGATCTGGGACTTGACGACTACAACATGTAA
- the LOC126586154 gene encoding uncharacterized protein LOC126586154, translating into MGSNFAQITLAMALIASMLAVSTANKDWQSGNYSGWGFSHGSYHLNKTQGPNKIAVGGSENWHFGFNYTEWALKNGPFYLKDTLVFKYDPPNNTTRPHSVYLFQDFWSFLNCDLSRARMAGNQTQGGGDGFEFVLKRWQPYYFACGEHDGLHCKDGLMRFPVFPMFRG; encoded by the exons ATGGGTTCCAATTTTGCTCAAATTACACTAGCAATGGCGCTAATTGCTTCAATGCTGGCCGTTAGCACAGCCAATAAGGATTGGCAATCTGGTAATTACAGCGGTTGGGGCTTCAGCCATGGCTCATATCACCTCAATAAGACCCAAGGACCAAACAAGATCGCTGTTGGTGGCTCAGAAAACTGGCATTTCGGATTCAACTACACAGAATGGGCTTTGAAGAATGGACCATTTTACCTCAAGGACACTCTCG TTTTCAAGTATGATCCACCGAATAACACCACACGTCCTCACAGCGTCTACTTGTTCCAAGACTTTTGGAGCTTCTTGAACTGTGACTTGAGTCGAGCAAGAATGGCGGGAAATCAAACACAAGGAGGCGGAGACGGCTTTGAGTTTGTTCTCAAGAGGTGGCAGCCTTACTACTTCGCTTGCGGCGAGCATGATGGTTTACATTGTAAGGACGGATTGATGAGGTTCCCTGTCTTCCCAATGTTTCGTGGCTAG